The Thermococcus thermotolerans genome contains a region encoding:
- a CDS encoding SPOUT family RNA methylase: MKFIVKTQRGMESVAANYIREAIPDANVWASPMGYSGLVIVETGDENVEKKILEIPEVERLIPVIAEVPAELEAIVATAEKIAPLISENETFAVKTKRRGKHGFTSMDVNRELGAKIRELTNADVNLSWPDRVVQVEIIGDKAYISVVPGEEFRKFTPEKIDARKLFRKVTLVQMPYWGDYKACRSFGEKIGRAAQAFEVKELIIAPKEKMDAFELAEFIKGVKIGQESRHQIQREAYPWKVEKVPVSVWDLYQVVRDKRRGKRLLIITDPKGPTLAEVKDRLAKDMFYAKEVIIFVGSREGIPRGLFRFADYVVDLAPYMTFATEHGIPAALVSLWEVYEEYARKREEKT; this comes from the coding sequence ATGAAGTTCATAGTCAAAACCCAGCGGGGAATGGAGAGTGTCGCCGCCAACTACATCAGGGAGGCCATACCCGATGCGAACGTCTGGGCATCGCCGATGGGCTACTCCGGGCTTGTGATAGTCGAAACCGGGGATGAAAACGTCGAGAAAAAGATACTTGAGATTCCCGAGGTCGAGCGCCTCATCCCTGTCATCGCTGAAGTTCCCGCCGAGCTTGAGGCGATCGTCGCTACTGCCGAAAAAATTGCACCCCTAATCAGCGAAAACGAGACCTTCGCCGTGAAGACGAAGAGGCGCGGAAAGCACGGGTTCACCAGTATGGACGTCAACCGTGAGCTCGGCGCAAAAATAAGGGAGCTCACGAATGCCGACGTAAACCTCAGCTGGCCGGACAGAGTCGTTCAGGTTGAGATAATAGGCGACAAAGCTTACATTTCCGTTGTTCCGGGGGAGGAGTTCAGAAAGTTCACACCCGAAAAGATAGACGCAAGAAAACTTTTCCGAAAGGTTACGCTCGTCCAGATGCCCTACTGGGGAGACTACAAGGCCTGTCGCTCCTTCGGTGAAAAGATAGGCCGGGCTGCCCAGGCTTTCGAGGTGAAAGAGCTCATAATAGCGCCCAAGGAGAAGATGGACGCCTTTGAGCTGGCCGAGTTCATAAAAGGCGTTAAAATCGGCCAGGAGAGCAGGCACCAGATACAGCGCGAGGCCTATCCCTGGAAGGTTGAGAAGGTCCCGGTGAGCGTCTGGGATCTCTATCAGGTCGTCCGTGATAAGAGGCGGGGCAAGAGACTGCTGATAATAACCGACCCCAAGGGGCCAACGCTCGCGGAGGTGAAGGACAGGCTCGCAAAGGATATGTTCTATGCGAAGGAGGTCATAATTTTTGTCGGCTCCCGTGAGGGTATCCCAAGGGGTCTCTTCCGCTTCGCAGACTATGTGGTTGACCTTGCACCGTACATGACGTTTGCCACAGAGCACGGCATTCCGGCCGCGCTCGTTTCACTCTGGGAGGTTTACGAGGAGTACGCCCGGAAGCGGGAGGAAAAAACCTGA